Part of the Myxocyprinus asiaticus isolate MX2 ecotype Aquarium Trade chromosome 17, UBuf_Myxa_2, whole genome shotgun sequence genome, GAGATTTTGCAGCCAATGGATGAATCACCGGATAAAGAATTCACTCCTAATCCAGTACAAGGAGACactcccacagctctgcatatcaTGCAGGGCCCCAAAAGAATGGACCGGTTGGAGCTGATTGTGCTCCCTACTGCTGGTGGACCACCTGTTACCCCCACCAGTCCTGGTGAGGCACTGGCTGAAGGAGCACTCACACAGGTAACTACGTTTACCTCTGAAAACAGTTGTGTTCACTATTCCTCCTATGTCTAGTCATAACCAAAATTGGGCCAGATGATCTTTAGACCAAACTTCACAAAGGTTTTCCAATGGATTGTTGATTTTTGTAAACATTCCCCAGTAACGCCTAAAACAAATTTGTGGACAAAGACACCAAACAAGAAGTTGGGCTGTACCTTGGCAATGCTTTAGCCTAttgaaaacaaaatgtgtgtatCTTTGGCATGCCCTGATGGTACCAGATGGTTTAGTGacagtgccacctactggtcaaagtTTAGGCTTAACCTCTCCaaatctggggcatttttgggctgccatctgcaatttttcactcaaattgaaAAGCTCTCCATTCACATgcactgtggactaattgccaaaaattggtctcatttttcagaaaatccccacaaataaaaaaagagatgaaGAGGTTAAATCTGATCATAATCTTTTAAACAAATGGCCTAAAACCATATTACTTCTTTGATATTTTGAATCATGCTAAGTAAAATGTTGGTTATGCTTGTCCCTGTAATAGCTGCTTGCAGCTTTTTTATCCATACATGTTTTGATTATGCACACGTGTTTTAGACTGCACCCACGGCTTTGATTAACGTATTAGTTTTAATTAACttacttatttttaaaacataaatggtatcattgttttttttttttttactaaaacatgacTCCAGAAAATTTCCTTCAAGCTACTCTGTTcaggatgtcttaaaaaaaaaaagctaacacttctcatgccacacacacactagtGTCAGCAGGATAAAGGTGGTCTCTGAGGGCTGCTCACCTGTCTGCCACTGTAATGAGATACAGAATGCTCACCCTCTGTCTCTGTGATGAAAGCTTACATTAGTCTGAGTTAAGCTGATCCTGTTATCGGAGCTCTTGTATCCTTATTGTCCAGGTCAAGATACTAGATCTCCTTCACTAACTGTGCATGTGCACGTATTTGTCTGTAAATCCTGTGTGTGAAAGATGTTTTTGTTGGTTTTGAGAACAGCACACTTGGCTTTACTTGAAGATCTTGCTGCATGTGCTCTCAGGCAAGAGTGTATCTTTATAGGCTGTAAAGGAGAGGTTGTGTGGAAAGCCCTTTCAGTAAATGGAGATTGTCTGGTcatgttttatgcaaattattaACTGTGGGTACACACTCCCTTATTTAGGATAATTTCGATTCATCAACATTAGAACTAGGGTAAGAACAAATTTATGTGTATGCACCTGTTGTGAATCCAGTAGAATTATTCTTTCTTGCTTACATACAGGTAAGTACACAACTTGTACAccattattagtgaatgagattGTCTGAGGGAGGAGTGTTGAAATGTCACCACACCTGACTTATTTTATCAGTGTGCAGCCTACATAAGCACATCTGACCTTTAAAAGTTTGATGTTAATGCTGAGGTCTCTAAAGAATGTTGCTGCATTTTACAGAATCTGCATTCTTCCTACCTAGATTAATTCTGCTGAATACAACCCTTTTCTGATGTACCCATCTGCCTCCTCTTATTCCTTGATTACCTCCTCTTTCTTATATCTTTCTGCCAATTTTAATCTATCTTTTTACTATAATTTTGTTTACTCTCTCCTCCATCTTTACTACTCATTCACCTACCCTAACTCGCCTGATGCACCTCACTAAACTCTCCTCACCTCCCTTTCACCATTCTTCACCTGCCTTTTCTAGCTGCCCACCTCTCCTGCCTCCCAACCTGAAGAACTTGTAGCAAGGACGTGCAGCCCCCTGCACCTGCGCTCCCCCAGCCCACACACCCTCCTGGCCACCCTGTCGGACCCCCTGCACCAGCGCACCCCACCTGGGATGCGCCGCAGCCAGTCTGCAGACCAACCACACCACCCTTCCTCTTCCACCTCCTCGTGCCACGCATCACTTCCACTACCTTCCCAGCCCGTTGCTACCCATTCGCCTGGGCGCCGGAAACTTCCTGCCATTCCAGCAGCAGCCGCAAATGCAAAGTTTCCTTCAGTCATACGAATCACTCGCGCTCAGCTTCAGCAGGTGAATAGCCACTCCCTGTGCTCCCCATAACTCTGCCCTCTCCTAACAGACCCCGCCCACCAAACGTGTCTTCTCTCCACACCCATTTATTGCTACATTCTGGATGTCTTTGTGGTATTGCCTCTTGTTATTGTGTTTTGATTCCTCTGAATTTGTGATTAaccacctattatgatttttgattctctggcatttttacatttcctcCATGGTGAATAAAGCTGTTGTCTCACTAGCCAACTTGCAATGcaataacaaaaattaataatgtCACACCCACCAATGGTTTTTGCTAAAATATTGCCTCCATTGTCAGAGGTCTGTCACAATAACAGATTTATAATGGAAGAGCGATGACGATTAAATCACTGTCGCTGATATATTCTCTGATTTCCTGTCATGGATTGTAACACCCCATTTTGGCACCAAATCAATGTGAAGCTTGCCGAAATAAGACCAGGAGCACCATGCAAACGTAAACGATAGTATAGAGACCGGGAAGCCACCTataagtggaaaaaaaaattgagaacaGCAAATCCATGCCCACAATTTTGCAATTCGTACCCTCAGTTTATAAACCGTACTCACAGATTTGTAAACCGCACCCTCAATTTTGCAAACCATTCCCACAGATTTGTAAACTGTAGCCACGATTTCACAATTCGTACCCATGGTTTTGCAAACTGTAcagtaaaactgtaaaaaataatgtaaaaaaatgtaaagaccCATTTACATACCACATAACAACTTATCCTACTTGCTGTTAAAGAATGAATGGAGGCATATGCTTCTGGGCCGGTTACTGAGTGACTTTACTGAGTAGCGTTATTATGGAAACGCTAAATATGTTTTGTATAGATGTTTGCCATTCGTAAAAGTGCGGGGggtaaaattttgttttattaaaagtatGCGTGTATTCCTGGCTCTAGAAATTCAAGGGAGAATTTGAGAATATTGCAaataaacagatagacaagtcAAATCGTTGTCTATGCCATCTCCACACCATATTATGGAAAATCACTTTAAGCATGCAGCTAAGACAATTTGCAGTATTGAACTTAATACTAATccataataaaacaatatacaataagATTTGTTAAGCACATACCTGGGAGCTTGTGCTTGTGTGTAGAGTCGGCACAGATTTCCAAAATGAGTGAGGGGCTACAAATCTGTGAATACAGTTTGCAAAACTGTGGGTACGGATTGTGAAATCGTGGGTGTGGTTTACGAATCGGAAAGTACAGATTAGTAAATTGAGGATATGATTTATAAAGCCATGGACACGATTTGTTAAAACGAGGGAACAGTTTACAAATCTTTGAGCACGGTTTAAAAACTGAGGGTACGAATTGCAAAATTGTAGGCATGGATTTGCGgttcttgttttatgttttttctcTTACGGTAACTTAAGTAAATGTTCATGCATAGCttcagtgaaaaaaacaaaaacatgtttggtgtgaaaagcccctaacttgtctgtttgtgtgtgtctgagtcAGAGTGCATGTacgaaacaagatacatttaaaaatataaatataaaaataaatttcacccatattctattatatatacagtatatatatacgtACAGTATATATGACACTTCACTGACTGCCATTATATTGATATTAAGCATTTTAGATGTTGTTGGGAGAGTGACCAGGGTCGATAATTTAGCAGGGAGTTGTGGGGCTGTACACAAATCCACTGTGAGCAAGTCAGCTCAAATCAGTTGGAAGTCAGCTTAAAACTTCTTAAAATAATTACTTGTAGAttattgtcaagtcatttttatttgtatagcgcttttcacaacacacatcgtttcaaagcagctttacaggaaatcatgcattaacaaaaacaaaaaaaatgaaactgtaatatctataatgtcttacagtgatcattgtgtagtttgattcaatatgattgtaaaatgtgtatagaaattaaataattgtatttagaacccctgtgagcaagctgaaggtgactgtggcagggaacacaaaactccataagatgttggttaatggagaaaaataaccttggcttACATTTTCTCTTTACTATCATCATCAACATTGCCTCTTTACTATCATCAAGATGCTGCATGTGATTGGTCAAAGAGCCATTTATATCTGCATGTGtgttttgtaaaattatttgaatgtgtgtgtatacatgtacaATACATTAATTCATATACAGACTTGAATTTGTGACCCCTGGGTGTCTTTTAAAAGACTGTACTGAAAAGTTCCCACCACTCATCTTTCTCCATTAAGATCTAGGAAATGAATGTTTATGTTATACATAGTTAATTATGTCTCCCTTTCTCAGCTAACAGCTCAGCGGCCCTCTGTGCTGTCCTCCCAGTCTGCCTCTGACAGCATTCCACTCGAGAGACGTGATACTGATAATTGTAACAATGAAATGCATCCACAAGACAGCACAGCTGACATCAACTCTCCACAGGAGCAGGTCCCCTTTCAGCCCACCAGCCCCTCTAATGTTGAGGTGTATCCTTCGCTAAATGGGAACGACCCTCAGAAACCCTCCAGCCCACTGCCAAGCCTAGTGCCATCCCCACGTACACCACCTTCTCCGTGTAGCCCAGTTCTGATGAACAGACATCTTACACCTCCAGATGTTCAGAGAGATGCCAGCGAAATGCTTCCAGAACTTAAAGACCCCAAGATTGGTTCTGTCTTCCCTGACCACTATATCGAGCCCAACCTGGAGGAGGAGGGCAAGGAAAACACTCCTGCCAGAATCGGCAGTACTACCCTTTCTTCTCCAGTGTCTGCTCCCAAACAAGACCCTAGTCGACGACACAGCAGGATCCCAGTGCTAGAACCTTCTAGCCTTTTGGATCCATCACCGGGATCTGCTAAAGAGAAGTTGCTGCAGAAGAGGGTTAACCACATTCCACTTTCACCCTCCACATCCCCTTTATTGTCCTCAGAGAGGCATGTAATCTTGGCTTCCATGCAGCGGGACCAGCTTTCTTCTGCCTCTTCTGAACGCTCTCAGGACGACGAGTCGCTTTTAGCTTCTCGCTCCGATCATCAGGGTGATGATGCTCCCTCATTGTCCTCCTCCTCCAGTCCACTTTTACGGAAGAGCAAGATCCCCCGCCCTGTTATTTCGACAGCTGGCACAGAAACCGTCACGGCACACTTTGTGCCTCGCCCACCTCCAGGAAAACCTCCTAATCGCTCTGCTGTGGATGGAAGGTAATTTGTCAAGCCAACAAATAGGGCAAATTCTAAAGAGCATTTTGCGCCCTTTaagggcactgcgggaaggggaTGCCACTCCACAGGGTtgttccaaatgaaagtgagcAACTTAATCCCTTCACAAAGGGCCATTTCACAAGGCTGTTAATGAAGGATACATTCACACAGTAATGGCATgttcccttcagagtacccacttcaagggctctgcacttcGGAATGAGTAGGACATAGGGATGCTCACTTTTGATTGGAATTCGCCCCTTGTTACTGCACTATAACCAGCCAGAGCACATtggcaactgcacagcaacacctTAGTTACCACCTAATAACTgcgtagcaaccacccagaacacacaagCAACCACATGGCAACCACCTAGCGATTCTTTTCTAGACCTCTTTTTGATCATTGTAGGATTTTTGAGGCAATCTATAAAATTTTCATCAGTGTCATGTTCCctatcatagtttttttttttcatttggcttCTTCTCTAGGCTTCGGCGGTACAGGATTCGTGCTGGCAGCACCAGTGACTCTGACTTGCTGACCTGTCTGGCCCAGCTAATGCACGCCAGTTCACCCCACGGCTCTCCACATCACAGCCGCTCTTCACCCCAGCACATTGGCGCAAGGCATGTGTTCGTCAGTCCCAGTAACGCTGCTCACCACCTCCACCAGCGCAGCTCTAGCGCCTCCCCCCGCAGCACCTCTTCACTGCAGCGCTCCGTCAGCTCCTCCCCGTCTCGCCATGAGCACCGTGGGGGCTGTCTGGGCCGTAATCGCTCTCCTCCCAGTTTCTCTGGCTCACCTCCTTTGCGCCGCATTCATCCTCACATGCAGGAAGGTTACTGTGGGCGACAGGCCCGCTCCGCTACTGTGCACACCCTAAGGGGCAAAGTCAGCAACCGTGAGGTCAGGTGCTCCAGCAAGCTGAGCAGATAGTTAACCACAGGTTTCAATGGTTGAGGAAGTGAACGGGTTGAAGGGAGATCTTTGAGTGCTCATCTTTGTGTAGCTTTACGATAATGTCTACTAATTCTCTTGGTAATGTCCTTTTAATTTCTAGAAGCTCCCTTGCCTTCTGTTTCTCAATGGCCTAATTTTTTATATGCTGGCTTAAATAACACTAAAGTTGTAACTAGTAACAAACCATGGGAGGTTATTTGCAGTGCTGATTGGCCAGTTCATTAGaatatatctatatacagtactgtgcaaaagttttaggcacttgttacatagtgaggatgtcttcaaaaataatgacataaatagtttagTCCATAAATagacaaagtccagtaaacataaaaaaagctaaatcaatattcggtgtgaccatcctttgcctttaaaacggcACCAATTCAacaggacacagtttttcttggttgttggcagatagaatgttccaagcttcttggagaattcgccacagttcttatatctatttaggctgtctcaattacttctgtctctttatgtaatctcagactgacacgatgttcagtggggggggggggctctgtgggggccatgacatctgttgcagtgcTCCTTGTTcgtctattctaatcttttctatttgcaaaagtaatgtttgggagtctaacatttatattcctattgacacactaaagctgaagatataaataaccatcttaagacaaatgcttttgtgaaacaccttatgtgccaaagatttttgcacagtactgtatatatatatatttctttaaaacattcTAGAGCAGTTATGAAGATGATTGTATGTATTCATGAACCACATGAGGTTTGTCTATTTGCATCAAGCACGGCTGTATTATAGtatttattatgttatttatttgatGCACATTGCAGCCCTCTCTTGAGTGCAGTGTCGGTTACACTGTCAGATCATGCCATCATTAACTCTTCCTTTTTACTGTCTCGCTCTTGCTCTGAGCTTTAGCTACTAGCAGCACCTTGAGGTGTCTTGTGTCCAAGGCCTGAAACAAGTATGTGACTacagatgcttctagctatgcaagcttaaTTTCACGTGTTGTTGCATTCCCAAATGTGTCAAAACGCAATTAAGAACGCATGTACACATTGCATTTTCCGCGTTTCCACAAAGGGTGCTAAAATCTTCTATGgcgaggtttttttttatttcaggtaTGCTATTATGACGAGGCAGTGGTTTGAACAGagtcttgctgagcaagttaagCCAGGTGCACACTATGATTTTTATGGTCCTTTCAATTGTTGCTTGTCAAACTGTACGTTATGATCCCAGATCTTGGGTAAAAGCCATGGCAAACTGTACGGAATTATGTCAGACTGTGCAATTCACATCGTAGCCAAGACTTTGGTCCCAGTTGTCCCAAATGACAGCGCTGACCGGGTGTTTTATTTCATCTGATC contains:
- the ttbk2a gene encoding tau-tubulin kinase 2, with translation MSAGLEQTDILSTGILVKERWKVMKKIGGGGFGEIYEALDLINRTSVALKAESAQQPKQVLKMEVAVLKKLQGKEHVCRFVGCGRNDRFNYVVMELQGRNLAELRRSMNRGTFTVSTTLRLGLQILEAIESIHSVGFLHRDIKPSNFAMGRFPSTCRTCYMLDFGLARQFTNSCQEVRPPRPVAGFRGTVRYASVNAHKNKEMGRHDDLWSLFYMLVEFMVGQLPWRKIKDKEQVGKLKETYDHRLMLKHLPPDFNVFLDHISNLDYFTKPDYQLLRTVFENSMRTYNVVENDPYDWERMSSDSPLMITTTTNTPQHHTRFTPAHMGIANASLVPGDLLKENTDEVLQDEQLSDGDNAQPEDLPGSPNLPHRNQETDVWEDLDRNRNRICPAVWKIGTEEEHSNQGNQSPHAGPSMGSPVRVRSEVLPSDRETPLLRKLRNIHSFELEKRLTLEPKPNTERFVEACSGMQPSGPMKEGDGDGFPGLAMSKASHTERVWHYDEEFRSGGGSPKPASPGYLEQVDDAANSGFVALNLSSGLQDVELRDWVMVEKGSDLQDFREMAGSIPGCEAKLTSSPSDECEEEPEILQPMDESPDKEFTPNPVQGDTPTALHIMQGPKRMDRLELIVLPTAGGPPVTPTSPGEALAEGALTQLPTSPASQPEELVARTCSPLHLRSPSPHTLLATLSDPLHQRTPPGMRRSQSADQPHHPSSSTSSCHASLPLPSQPVATHSPGRRKLPAIPAAAANAKFPSVIRITRAQLQQLTAQRPSVLSSQSASDSIPLERRDTDNCNNEMHPQDSTADINSPQEQVPFQPTSPSNVEVYPSLNGNDPQKPSSPLPSLVPSPRTPPSPCSPVLMNRHLTPPDVQRDASEMLPELKDPKIGSVFPDHYIEPNLEEEGKENTPARIGSTTLSSPVSAPKQDPSRRHSRIPVLEPSSLLDPSPGSAKEKLLQKRVNHIPLSPSTSPLLSSERHVILASMQRDQLSSASSERSQDDESLLASRSDHQGDDAPSLSSSSSPLLRKSKIPRPVISTAGTETVTAHFVPRPPPGKPPNRSAVDGRLRRYRIRAGSTSDSDLLTCLAQLMHASSPHGSPHHSRSSPQHIGARHVFVSPSNAAHHLHQRSSSASPRSTSSLQRSVSSSPSRHEHRGGCLGRNRSPPSFSGSPPLRRIHPHMQEGYCGRQARSATVHTLRGKVSNREVRCSSKLSR